Below is a window of Humulus lupulus chromosome 2, drHumLupu1.1, whole genome shotgun sequence DNA.
TCATGGTAATTGAACATGCCATCCTTCCAAAAACATATGTTAGGCTCTCAAAATCAAATCCACATATTCTTATGCTATTCCAAATTAAGAGCACAATTTTAAGCACCAATCTCAGAAATTTGCAATATGAATTATGTATTCCTGTGATATTCACTAAATAACAACTTAGTTATCAAACTTGCAATAAATATAAACCTATCCATTAATTTCTACTCTTCCGGAATTACAATTATCTTGTATCTTACTAAATAACCAATCCCAAACAAGAATTAACAATGAAAATTACTTACATGAACAAAAACAATTTTGCATGGATAAAAtttgttcttttttttaaaaaaaaaacagcacaATTGAGTTTGGACCAATTTGGGAACACGTGGCCATTTTAGCAACAGTGGAAAGATGGATGACAATAGAATTTTCAATAAATCCACTAAACATAGAATATCAAAGAATGTATGCATTGTCAACTAAGATGACAGCATAATTAATATCTATGGGTGTAGTAGGGGGGAGACAACAACAAAATTGGTGTAATAAATTAATgaaattttgatatatatatatttatatatgtgtgtgtgtgtaattCTTTACTTTAAAAATATCATAGTATAGTGTTATATGTATTTATTGGTCACAAAATGTAGCACCTCCATTTCTGGTGGAAGCTATATAGCTTTCAATATAGCTCAGCCAATTTTTTTAAGAACTTGTCACTTCATGGGTAGTTGCAACTACATCATGTTCTCATTAACTCTCTCAGTTTCTTAACTTGGTCTTTCGGCGGTAGTAGTTGCGAGATAAGTAATTACATAATGTTTTTCtccatttcaatttaattaattagttataaaaatagaacaaaagaaAACAAGTTAGAGATACTTCAGAGGGAAAACAATATCTACTCGatcttcttcttatttattttattttatttttacacAACTAATAAGAAACATATAGCCTCAATGTTTTAAATtgactaaatatttattttcaaaaattataagtaacttttttaataactaaaattattatttgagatttatttttctttcgaaaaaaaaaaaagagtgacgCGGGTAATAATTTTTCTTAGTAGTACGAGAatgataataattaaaatatacaaGTGGTTCTTATTCATCTTAAATTAGCATTTTAATATGTTGATTAAATGCGACAGTCTATCATGATTAAACTCTATTGTACGAAATAATTAATAAGAATGATGAACAAATTTACTTCTTTCGTATTAGAATTTATTGACAGATCGATTTAAGCTCCAACACTCAGTGAGACAGCATGTCTTTTTTTAacaattctatatatatatatatatatatatatatattggggtTACATAGTTTTGAAAAAATATGAGTAGCTCAAAATATTTCGGTCAAATCATTGTAATAAAAATATCGAGTTTAAATTTTGTGTGTGTGTGCGTTGGTGCGTGTTTTTTGTTTTCTTCCCCTCTACATGGAGCTTAAAAGTCACAATATTAAACTGAAAAAGTTGGTATTTCTgacattttttttagtttagttaCATCCcataattcaatatatatatatatatagtactctCATGTTGGTCAAATTAAGTAATTAACTCATTTATACCTAGAATTGATGTATTTGCAATCAAAAGAGAATTTGACTTACATTTCTGACGAAAAATTACATTAGCAATATATTTATGTAATTAGATAGTAATTAACCGTGAGATTATAAAAATATGCGCAAATGTATATTGACATAATATATAGCTGCCTTTTTTATTTCCTAATCCCAAATAGGAAACTAATTAAGATAAAGCAGAGTTACTATAATAACCTCAACAACCATTAATTGTCGTCATTCTATTATTAAAAGATACACAATTACTAAAGCTAAACCTGAGAGTAAACCTACATATACTCCCTAGTAGATAATAAAAAGTTACAACTACTTCCTAACCCATAAAGAAGTGTTAAAAGAATACCCAGCTCTCATTTATTTCTCTccccatattattattattattcatctatatatataatacacaCATGTGAGGAGGGCTTCAATATCTCAATGCTGAGAAAACATTATCAAGCAACAAATATGGGAAGCCTACAATACAAAATTTGCTACATGTTTATCTTCCTGGCCGTACTTGTATCTGAGATTGTTGGTGCGAAAGTACCGGCGATTATCGTGTTCGGAGACTCGACGGTAGATGCAGGCAACAACAACCAAATCCCAACCATAGCCAGAAGCAATTTCCAACCATATGGGCGTGACTTCATCGGCGGAAAGGCGACCGGAAGGTTCTCCAATGGGCGGATACCTACTGACTTCATCTCAGAGGGTTTTGGCCTCAAACCTGCCATTCCTGCCTACTTGGATCCTTCTTGTAACATTTCAGATTTTGCTACTGGTGTCACTTTCGCTTCTGCTGGGTCTGGCTACGATAATGCAACTTCATCAGTGCTTGTAAGTGTTCTTAAACAGTTCCatgattaaatatatatatatatatatatctacatgCATCAACGTGATTCgaatgaattatatatatatatatatagagagagagagagagagagggtaatTGATGGTATcgaattaatgaaaattaattagtTTATATAACTATTAattgatatgtatatatgtgcagTCTGTAATACCACTATGGAAAGAGTTGGAATACTACAAAGAGTACCAAAAGAAACTGAAAGCATACCAAGGAGAAGAGAAGGGAAAGGAAACAATAAGTGAAGCTCTTTACATGATGAGCCTTGGAACAAACGACTTCTTAGAGAACTACTACACCATCCCAGGCAGATCATCCAGGTACAACATCCAACAGTACCAAGACTTTTTAATTGGAATAGCTGGCAATTTTGTCAAGCAACTCTACGGACTTGGGGCTCGAAAAATATCCCTTGGAGGCCTCCCTCCTATGGGCTGTCTCCCCTTGGAGAGGACCACAAATTTTTTTGGCAGAAATGGCTGTGTGGAGAGGTACAATGTTGTGTCTTTGGAGTTTAATGGGAAGCTCGAGAAACTCGTTTCTGCACTCAACAAGGAACTCCCTCAGGTCAAGATCGTCTTTTCCAATCCTTATAATCCACTTTTGAGCATCATCAAACAGCCTTCTTCCTATGgtacgtacatatatatataacctCATACGTACGTACAGAGTatccatatacatatatatatatatttattagtttgtgttaatttttcaaAGTAATTAATTAAAAGAATGATCCGATTCATCGATCGACTGTATAtagtttaaaaaataattataataaaataaatgcaGTGATCATACTTACAAAGTATAATTAGTTAGAAAGATTATATTAGCAGAATAATTTGTTAGTACATATAATAACTCATTTTTTCGATCCTTGTATAGGCTATATGTGGTATATATGTACATGCGTTAAATGTATGAATTTGTGGGCTTGTATGAAGGATCACTTTCCATTGTTTAATTAATAGTACCACATGCATATGTTTATAAAACGAGGCCTACCTCTAAGGTGTTATCATAAACGGTGttattgctctctctctctctctctctccctctctctacgTGTAAGCTTCTTAAAACTCCTATATTAATGTAAGTTATATgtgtgctatatatatatatatatcatttttctTTCAATTAAATAAGTACCTAACCAGTTGATGAAAAGGTAAAAAGTTTTATTTTCTCACTTGGGCATTTAAGTAGTCACATTATTGGGCTGAAATAAGCTATACATGCATGATAACAGGTGAGGAGAGTTAGGAGTAAGTTTATTTTACCAGCCGATAAAGTCTAAGAAACACACTTAATGTATACGTATGCGTTATCTTTTTGAGATCAGAAACAGTATATCGGTAGGAATTTTGGTACACCTTTCGTTTTCAGCTGAAGCGTGTTGAATGACACTAGTTCATGCACATTAATCTCTACTTGGAACATGATCTTACATTTGAAATAGATACAATAATATCAAGTATTTTAAACCGCACATTATTAAAATATTGTGATTTTACTTTCAATAaattttaatgattaaaattACATATTATATATCATTGTACGTTTATATTTTGAGTGTGTAAATGTTTACTCTGTGTGTATCATCTCAAACATTACCTTAACATACTGCTTTTACTTGTTTATATATCATTTATTCATTCTACCAAACACATGCAACACTTGTCAAATAGTTTACTGTATAAATAATGTCGTTctctttttaataatatttttctaaatgAAGAATCTAATATTCTCATGAGAAATCCACTGGTCAGTGCTTCTCTTCTAAAACTGCTCCATCATAGATTAAAGTGTCATTTTCGTAATGTTATGTTTGTATGATACGAAAATAGAGAATATGATTCTTGATAAGTAACATTTGCTTGTAGAAGAGAGTATCTTAATAATTACGCACGTctgaaatttttaaattaaataaatgtattatataGATGGAAAGTCATGATATGAAAATCATCTATTTAGttgatttaaaatatatttatatatatatataaattccatatctgttTATTAATTTCAGTAGTCATCatattatttatttgatttattttagttttgtaaTAGGATTGATATATATTAATTAAGAAGATGGATGAAGtcgtaattaattaatttgttggGTTGGCAGGATTCGAGGTGAGCTCGGTGGCATGTTGTGCGACAGGAATGTTCGAGATGGGTTATTCTTGCAATCGAAATAACATGTTCACTTGCACAGATGCCAACAAGTACGTCTTCTGGGATTCATTCCATCCCACCGAGAAAACTAGTCATATCATCGCTGACTTTCTTCTCAAGAATGTTCTCACTCAgtttctttaattaattacaaCAACCCTTTTGCTATGGTACTGCTATTcatcacaatatatatatacctcGATTGCTTGGATATCCATGAGACCCATTTATTAGCTTGAGTGTTTTTCATCTATTTAAGCTATGGCATGGTCAAAACATATTCTTTTCTCTTAAACTCTATGACTAGAACATTATGTATCTTCTTAATATATTATATTCTGTAGCTAGTTATTTTCTGCATTTTCATTATTCTGTGTATCATCTCGGAGTTAGTTATCATAAATAGCTACGTGTCCTTTTCAGCTTTATGTATGTAATTGGTAATATATGTGTGCATGAGAGAGTGAAGTGTATGTAAAATATTTCTTGTTTAATTATTGGGGTGAAGAAAATTTTATGTACTATCTTTTAATAATTCATGTATTATGAGTTTCTTTCGTATGCTTTTCTATGCTAAAAGTTGTTTTATATTATGAGTAATGCGaagaaatatattatttttaatgtaTAATTGGCATAGTATATATAGCTTTCTTTAGTAATGTTTAAAtatactataaatttaaaaaatatatatcaaataCTGTAtatcaaatctaaaaaaattaaacaaagatAAATAAATATAAGAATAATGATATCTATCCAAAATATATACCTATAACTTGCCAGTTTAGCTTACACAATTAAATTTATCAAAGGACTCATTATTTTAAAAAGTCATGTTACGTCGATGCTTAAGTACGTATTTTGAGTGCGTATATCATAACTCTAAAtgtaaaacaaataaaaaaaatataaaatacaaaatacaaaaatatatattttcatcatATATTATCCCTTAACTCAACCACCTATCATGACCCACATCGCGGCAACCACTGGTTGCAACCGTTATCTATACTTACTTTGGTGAGTACTAATTAACCTTCATCCATACCAACATTTCATCTTCTCCATCTATAAGTAAATTTATAAAACATTATAAATAAGTTTTTTATATGAAATTTATTGTTTATTTGATTGATTAAgtatatgatatgatatatgtagTGTGTAAACGTATTAGAAAGAAACGTGGTATATTTCTCAGGAATTTTTTAGAGTTTAAAGAGTTGTAAatcaaaaggaaaacaaaaaatagttttttgctATCATTTTTGCGAAAAGAGACCTCGATCCAGTAATTTTGTGACAATCCTTTCTAGAATTCAACATTTTTTAGTCCAATACCCcaattaaattttaaaactaGGGTGTTGAGCAAATTTCCTATTAGAAATCATCAAAACAAACAATAATCAAATTTATAAACAATTAGAACAGATACAATAATGTCAAATAGTTCAAACGGAAACAGAATTCGAAGCAGCAATTGTCAAAACAATCACAATTGTAGGTTTATAAGTTTGAAGGAAAATTTTAATTGATATTACAAAAAGGATTTTATATGAAGACAATTAATGAGAGATGCAATTTTAACAGGACAAAGAGTACTTCATTCAATTctaaaacagaaacattacaattTTTAAAGTTAAAACAACAACCCAGAATCATGGTCCTAATATCATGCCATGATCACAACTATGTAGATAACGAACACCATATACTTAGGAACAATTTGAAACTTTCTACTAAGAATATCTATAACTCCACGTCAGCAGTCCTAAACACATCATCTAACACTCTTCCTTGTTTTAGGAGCTGCAAAGCAGAAATTCAAACTTGCTAAGGGGCAGTGGCTTGGTGAAAATATCTGCAGCCTGATCTTCTGTTTTGTAGTAGACAAGAACAATAGCACCATCTTTCTGTACTTCCCTCAAGAAGAATAACTTAATATTAAAGTGCTTAGTTTTACCGTGAAAGACAGGATTTTGAGAGATAGCAATAGCGGCCTGGTTGTCAACAAGAATCTGTGTACTTTCCTTCTGCTCCATGTTAAGATCAGTTAAAATCTTTCTCAGCCATAAAGCTTGATTAACAGCAGGTGTTGCAGCAACAAATTCTGCTTCAGCAGTGGTTGAGCTACGATTTCTTGTTTTTTCGAGCTCCGTGAGAAAACACCAGAACCAAGTGTGAAACAATACCCTGAGGTGCTTTTCATATCATCAATGGAACCTCCCCAATCACTATCAGAGAAACCAAGCAGCTTAAAATCCTTGCTCCTTGTAAATTTAATGCTGAAATCACTTGTGCCTTTCACATATCTAAGCACCCTCTTTGCAGCCTTGAGATGCCATTCACTTGCACAATGCATAAAACGAGACAAAATACTTACAATATTCAAAATGTTAGGTCTAGTGGCTGTGAGATACATTAAGCAACCAATCATGCTGCTGAAGTatgcctgatcaatcttctctcTTCCATCTTCTTTAAATAGCTTCTCCCTTGAGTTCATTGGAGTGCTCATGTCTTTGCATTCTTCAAATTCAAACTTTTTTCAGAATCTCCTTAGTATATTTCTTTTGACATATGAATACTTCATAGTCATTTTGTTTAATTTCCATTCCAAGAAAATAGTCATCAATCCAAGATCTGTCATCTCAAAAAACTCAATCATTTCTTGCTTGAACTTCTCCACAATACTCGATTTGTTTCTTGTGACAAGCAGATCATCCACATATAGTGAGATAATAATAATACCAGCTTCATTGTGTTTGACATATATTGTTGATTGAGATAGACTTTTCGTAAATCCCAAATTCTGCAAGTGTTCATCAATCTTGCTGTACCAAGCTCTTGGAGCTTGCTTCAACCCGTAAAGTGCTTTTTTAAGAAGATAGACCTtgtcttcttctccttcctttgcaTACCCTTCAGGTTGCTCAACATAAATCTCCTCCTGCAACAAACCATTCAAGAATGCTGGTGTTATCCCTATTTCCTGCGTGGACCCGGGACattcgtccaggcccatggtcaggggctgttcaacatgtgggcccggcccaaggcctcttggtacgggaaCGTCCAAGAGGGGCACGGGCCCAGGTGCACTTCTGGGCCCATTAGGGGGGTCCAGTATGGTCATCTGGGACAGTCATCCGGGAGACGTGCAGACCGGTCGAACCCCCCACGACATACGCGTCCTGGTCTCGAACCCtggtacggtccgggcctgtggtaaatgaagagggacaaaggtaaatgaaCTTGGATCACATCGTCCCCGGTTGGAGGGACCaagcgtccaggatcctgaagccgccc
It encodes the following:
- the LOC133818444 gene encoding GDSL esterase/lipase At2g04570-like, translated to MLRKHYQATNMGSLQYKICYMFIFLAVLVSEIVGAKVPAIIVFGDSTVDAGNNNQIPTIARSNFQPYGRDFIGGKATGRFSNGRIPTDFISEGFGLKPAIPAYLDPSCNISDFATGVTFASAGSGYDNATSSVLSVIPLWKELEYYKEYQKKLKAYQGEEKGKETISEALYMMSLGTNDFLENYYTIPGRSSRYNIQQYQDFLIGIAGNFVKQLYGLGARKISLGGLPPMGCLPLERTTNFFGRNGCVERYNVVSLEFNGKLEKLVSALNKELPQVKIVFSNPYNPLLSIIKQPSSYGFEVSSVACCATGMFEMGYSCNRNNMFTCTDANKYVFWDSFHPTEKTSHIIADFLLKNVLTQFL